In Vallitalea okinawensis, one genomic interval encodes:
- a CDS encoding AraC family transcriptional regulator: MQNTDIFNRLSDNIDIKVKTHIICHRNDWYESGSRVQYDLWIMLEGSAIVKMNREEYFVQAGEMFLFYPDVQYEAYTTEKECTFLYSHFDFRIGNNGRILDEFNFDGHLQHQPMYAEEKTKFIDNFSDYKNKESMSAFLHKAYFESLLAKIIDYQSSEKEPKNIKKSMRITKLQPAIDYITEHVDQSISIGILAVQCNMSEKYFITLFKGALGITPGNYIIQVKMTKALEYLYEQRYSIKEIAYMLGYTDPYTFSKAFKKYHQVPPTRYKLDVHNLEN, encoded by the coding sequence ATGCAAAACACAGATATTTTTAATAGATTATCAGATAACATTGATATTAAGGTGAAAACACATATAATTTGTCATAGAAATGACTGGTACGAAAGCGGCAGTAGAGTTCAGTATGATTTGTGGATCATGCTTGAAGGATCAGCAATTGTAAAAATGAATAGAGAAGAATATTTTGTTCAGGCTGGTGAGATGTTCTTGTTTTATCCTGATGTACAATATGAAGCTTACACAACAGAAAAGGAGTGTACATTTTTATATAGTCACTTTGATTTCAGAATTGGTAATAATGGTAGAATTTTAGATGAATTTAATTTTGATGGACACTTACAGCATCAGCCTATGTATGCAGAAGAGAAAACTAAATTTATAGATAACTTCAGTGATTATAAAAATAAAGAATCCATGTCTGCCTTCTTACATAAAGCCTATTTTGAATCTTTATTAGCTAAAATCATTGACTATCAAAGTAGCGAGAAAGAACCAAAAAATATAAAAAAATCAATGCGCATAACTAAACTACAACCAGCCATTGATTATATTACTGAACATGTGGATCAATCGATTAGCATTGGAATATTAGCAGTACAATGTAACATGTCCGAGAAATACTTTATTACACTTTTTAAAGGAGCTTTAGGTATAACACCTGGAAATTATATAATTCAAGTTAAGATGACTAAAGCATTAGAATACCTATATGAACAACGCTATTCCATTAAAGAGATTGCTTATATGTTAGGATATACAGATCCTTATACTTTTTCTAAAGCATTTAAAAAGTACCATCAGGTACCACCTACAAGATATAAATTAGATGTGCATAATCTAGAGAATTAA
- a CDS encoding response regulator transcription factor has protein sequence MNYRINIVEDEESLNEILAYYMKQEGWEVTSFTNGLEAQKVIDHAPDLWVLDIMLPDIDGIQLLMEIKEKTPDVPVIFMSARNSDMDRIMGLELGSDDYLPKPFLPRELIIRIQKIMQRVYHHSNNSNEHIMHVDTYLVDTHKRSVIQDGKEIALTSKEFDLLLLFISTQGQALSREQILEKVWGNDYFYTERVVDNLIKRLRKKMPDLKIETIYGYGYRRV, from the coding sequence ATGAATTATCGAATTAATATAGTAGAAGATGAAGAAAGCCTAAATGAAATTTTGGCTTATTACATGAAACAAGAAGGATGGGAAGTGACATCTTTTACAAATGGTTTAGAAGCTCAAAAAGTTATTGATCATGCACCTGATTTGTGGGTACTGGATATAATGCTTCCTGATATAGATGGTATTCAATTATTGATGGAAATTAAAGAAAAGACTCCCGATGTTCCAGTTATCTTCATGTCGGCAAGAAATAGTGATATGGATAGAATTATGGGATTAGAGTTAGGAAGTGATGATTACTTACCTAAACCCTTTTTACCAAGAGAATTAATCATACGAATTCAAAAGATCATGCAGAGGGTATATCATCACTCAAATAATTCAAATGAACATATCATGCATGTCGATACCTATTTAGTTGATACACATAAACGATCAGTGATTCAGGATGGAAAGGAGATTGCACTGACATCTAAAGAATTTGATCTGCTGTTACTATTCATATCTACCCAAGGTCAGGCCCTATCTAGAGAGCAAATATTAGAAAAGGTCTGGGGTAATGACTACTTTTACACAGAAAGAGTAGTAGATAACCTGATAAAAAGATTAAGAAAAAAGATGCCTGATCTTAAAATAGAAACAATTTATGGTTATGGCTATAGGAGGGTATAA